Proteins encoded by one window of Lathyrus oleraceus cultivar Zhongwan6 chromosome 1, CAAS_Psat_ZW6_1.0, whole genome shotgun sequence:
- the LOC127094255 gene encoding uncharacterized mitochondrial protein AtMg00810-like: MLMNAFEMIDMGNMVYFLWMDILYSDKGIILHQLNYELELLKRFKLTNCKTTITHAEMNHKLDSDVVGDDVNAPNFKILVGSLRYLRNTRPDICYAVGIMKEVLLDIYKYMGGPISWCYEKKLVVALSICETEYIASVVFACQAICLRVKLFGL, translated from the exons ATGCTGATGAATGCGTTTGAGATGATTGATATGGGAAATATGGTATATTTTCTATGGATGGATATTCTGTACTCTGATAAGGGTATCATTTTGCATCAGCTAAACTATGAACTTGAACTTCTGAAGAGATTCAAGTTGACAAATTGCAAGACTACAATCACACATGCTGAAATGAATCACAAGTTGGATTCTGATGTTGTGGGTGATGATGTAAATGCTCCAAATTTTAAAATTTTGGTTGGCTCATTGAGATATCTTCGTAACACCAGACCTGACATTTGTTATGCAGTTGGAATAATGA AAGAAGTACTTTTGGATATCTATAAGTATATGGGAGGTCCCATCTCTTGGTGCTATGAGAAGAAACTAGTGGTTGCATTGTCAATTTGTGAAACTGAGTACATTGCAAGTGTTGTGTTTGCGTGTCAAGCTATTTGTCTGCGCGTCAAGCTATTTGGCTTATGA